A genomic region of Streptosporangium lutulentum contains the following coding sequences:
- a CDS encoding choice-of-anchor D domain-containing protein: MKKSGRLKAWTIATVVVLTAGGLAGSPATSASAAARADSPFDFAGRGATVPFVEIEAEDAVTSGQVIGPDRIYGRLPSEASGRRAVTLDSSGEYVEFTLTRPANGMSLRYSVPDNASGTGQTTTADLRVNGAHLKDLSLTSKYGWYYGGYPFNNNPGDTNPHHFYDETRTLFGSTLAAGAKVRVQSTGGIPITVDLADFEVVPGPITRPAGSLSVDDFGAVKNSTGVDNTAAFQAAVNAGKAQAKEVWIPEGTYNLYDHVVVDGVTLRGAGPWYSVLGGRHPTQRNRAVGVYGKYVQGGGYGGEIRSHEAGGPSRNVTLKDFAIIGEVMEREDNDQVNALGGAMTDSVVDNLWLQHTKVGAWMDGPMDNFTIKNSRILDQTADGVNFHTGVTNSTVANTFVRNTGDDGLAMWPERVPNVNNKFTFNTVGVTLLANNIVTYGGRNIQITDNVVADTVSNGGGIHIANRYPGVNSGQGTAVAGTHTVARNTLLRAGNNDFNWHFGVGAIWFSGLNEPVNATINVTDTDILDSSYAAIHVIEGSTSTVNFNNVNIDGTGTYMIQAQSGANMTFNNVKAAHLGAGVAIHNCVGASFTPVVGTGNTGWSPTSTTCTGTWPAPNYIYPGGGGSTGGLSGSPGSLSFPALQVGGTSQAQSVTITNGATTAAPISSVTATGDYTQTNNCGSSLAAGATCTVNVTFRPTATGTRTGTLTLASSAPGGPVTVGLTGSGTNGVALTASPGSLSFGARQSGTTSPAQAVTVTNNGTGSATLGTVATTGDYAQTRTCGTTLAAGASCTVNVTFTPTATGTRTGTLSVASNDPNGPLTVALTGTGGSAPVTNLAQGRPTTETGHSQTYGSGNVVDGNASTYWESANNAFPQSVTVDLGSSASVGRIVLKLPPAAAWATRTQTLTVLGSTDGNTFTNVVGSATYTFNPATGNTATITFPATSRRHLRLTFTANSGWPAGQLSEFEVYSS, translated from the coding sequence GATCGCCACGGTCGTGGTGCTGACAGCGGGAGGGCTCGCCGGGTCGCCGGCCACCTCCGCCTCAGCCGCCGCGCGAGCCGACTCCCCGTTCGACTTCGCAGGGCGCGGTGCCACCGTGCCCTTCGTCGAGATCGAAGCCGAGGACGCCGTCACCTCAGGCCAGGTGATCGGCCCCGACAGGATCTACGGCCGCCTCCCCTCCGAGGCCTCGGGCCGCCGGGCGGTGACGCTCGACTCCTCGGGCGAGTACGTGGAGTTCACGCTCACCAGGCCGGCCAACGGGATGTCCCTGCGCTACAGCGTGCCGGACAACGCCTCGGGAACCGGCCAGACCACCACCGCCGACCTGCGGGTCAACGGGGCACACCTGAAGGACCTGTCCCTCACCTCGAAGTACGGCTGGTACTACGGCGGCTACCCGTTCAACAACAACCCCGGCGACACCAACCCCCACCACTTCTACGACGAGACGCGGACCCTGTTCGGGTCCACGCTCGCCGCGGGCGCCAAGGTCCGCGTCCAGTCCACCGGCGGCATCCCGATCACCGTCGACCTGGCCGACTTCGAGGTCGTCCCCGGCCCGATCACCCGGCCCGCGGGCTCGCTGTCGGTCGACGACTTCGGCGCCGTCAAGAACAGCACCGGCGTCGACAACACCGCCGCCTTCCAGGCCGCGGTCAACGCCGGCAAGGCCCAGGCCAAGGAGGTCTGGATCCCCGAGGGCACCTACAACCTCTACGACCACGTGGTCGTCGACGGGGTGACCCTGCGCGGAGCAGGCCCCTGGTACAGCGTGCTCGGCGGACGCCACCCCACCCAGCGCAACAGGGCCGTCGGCGTCTACGGCAAGTACGTCCAGGGCGGCGGCTACGGCGGTGAGATCCGTTCCCACGAGGCGGGCGGCCCGAGCCGCAACGTCACGCTCAAGGACTTCGCCATCATCGGCGAGGTCATGGAGCGTGAGGACAACGACCAGGTCAACGCTCTGGGCGGCGCGATGACCGACTCGGTCGTGGACAACCTGTGGCTGCAGCACACCAAGGTCGGGGCCTGGATGGACGGCCCGATGGACAACTTCACCATCAAGAACAGCCGCATCCTCGACCAGACCGCCGACGGCGTGAACTTCCACACGGGCGTCACCAACTCGACCGTGGCGAACACCTTCGTCCGCAACACCGGTGACGACGGCCTGGCCATGTGGCCCGAACGGGTGCCGAACGTGAACAACAAGTTCACCTTCAACACCGTCGGCGTCACGCTGCTGGCCAACAACATCGTCACGTACGGCGGCAGGAACATCCAGATCACCGACAACGTGGTGGCCGACACCGTCAGCAACGGCGGCGGCATCCACATCGCCAACCGCTACCCCGGCGTCAACTCCGGCCAGGGCACCGCGGTCGCCGGCACCCACACCGTCGCCCGCAACACCCTGCTCCGGGCCGGCAACAACGACTTCAACTGGCACTTCGGCGTCGGCGCCATCTGGTTCAGCGGGCTCAACGAGCCGGTCAACGCCACCATCAACGTCACCGACACCGACATCCTGGACAGCTCCTACGCCGCCATCCACGTCATCGAGGGCAGCACGAGCACGGTCAACTTCAACAACGTCAACATCGACGGCACCGGCACCTACATGATCCAGGCGCAGTCGGGCGCGAACATGACGTTCAACAACGTCAAGGCCGCCCACCTGGGCGCGGGCGTCGCCATCCACAACTGCGTCGGCGCGAGCTTCACGCCCGTCGTCGGCACCGGCAACACCGGCTGGAGCCCCACCTCCACGACCTGCACCGGCACCTGGCCGGCGCCGAACTACATCTACCCCGGCGGCGGTGGCAGCACGGGCGGCCTGTCCGGCTCCCCCGGCAGCCTGTCCTTCCCCGCGCTCCAGGTCGGCGGGACCAGCCAGGCGCAGTCCGTCACCATCACGAACGGAGCCACCACGGCGGCCCCGATCAGCTCGGTGACCGCCACCGGCGACTACACCCAGACCAACAACTGCGGCAGTTCCCTCGCCGCGGGCGCGACCTGTACGGTCAACGTCACCTTCAGGCCGACCGCGACGGGCACCCGTACCGGCACGCTCACCCTCGCCAGCAGCGCCCCCGGCGGCCCGGTGACCGTCGGCCTCACCGGCAGCGGCACCAACGGCGTCGCCCTCACCGCCTCTCCCGGCAGCCTGTCCTTCGGGGCACGCCAGAGCGGCACGACCAGCCCGGCGCAGGCCGTGACGGTCACCAACAACGGCACCGGGTCCGCGACGCTCGGCACGGTCGCCACCACCGGCGACTACGCGCAGACCAGGACCTGCGGCACCACCCTCGCCGCCGGAGCCTCCTGCACCGTCAACGTCACCTTCACCCCCACCGCGACGGGCACCCGCACAGGCACCCTGAGCGTCGCGAGCAACGACCCGAACGGGCCCCTGACCGTGGCCCTCACCGGCACCGGCGGCTCGGCGCCCGTCACCAACCTGGCGCAGGGCAGGCCGACCACGGAGACCGGCCACTCCCAGACGTACGGCTCGGGCAACGTCGTGGACGGCAACGCGAGCACCTACTGGGAGTCGGCCAACAACGCCTTCCCGCAGTCGGTCACGGTCGACCTCGGCTCGTCCGCGAGCGTCGGCCGGATCGTCCTCAAGCTGCCCCCGGCCGCCGCCTGGGCCACCCGCACCCAGACGCTCACCGTCCTGGGCAGCACCGACGGGAACACCTTCACCAACGTCGTCGGCTCGGCGACCTACACCTTCAACCCCGCCACCGGCAACACGGCCACCATCACCTTCCCGGCCACCAGCAGGCGTCACCTGCGCCTGACCTTCACCGCCAACAGCGGCTGGCCCGCCGGCCAGCTCTCCGAGTTCGAGGTCTACTCCTCGTGA